CATGTGGAAGCCAGGCAAGCAAAAGAGGGGGAGAAcgcagatgagagagagagggtgggttTACACAGACGCATGCACATGGAGCTCTGTTACATTCCTCTATCGGAACAGTAATTAGCTGCACAAGGCGATGCTACGGGATTGGGTGGTCTTGGGATATAAATCATGTGACTGACATCGATGAGGCCTCACTTTGTTTCTATTAATggttaaaatgctaaaatatcaGGATACATTATTGTGCGTCGTATAGTAAAAATAAGTTGATTGGAGCTGTTGACGGCCCGGACCATTCTTGGCGGTCTGACACTGTGTTAGACCTTTTAggaattgtttttatttttaagataaGACGTCCTCAATGTCAACAGCTATGTGccatgaatgtgtttttgaaTCATAGCCGCGAGGCCTTTCAAAACATTCAAGGCAAGATTGTTGACGTTCCCACACTTAAGGCAGCTACTGTTAACACGGACGCtcatgttctgttttttgttgggtttttttaaatcctgcagccaaaactctttgaaatctGTAACTGatgtgaacaaaaacacacaaacacagtcctCGACCTTGGTCGTGACATGAGAGGTTGAAATgacacaacaggaagcagcaggaagtgagtgaCGCCGCTCCTCCGGAGCTGTTGAGAAGCTGCTACAACGATAGCAGATCGGTTTCCGACATCTAATCCTGTTTGACAAGAAGTCGTGTTCTTACGCTTCGACACTTCACACCAGGCCAGTGTTACAGGTCAATAAACAATGAGGCTGTGAACGGGGCTCATAAATGCCCCTTCAGAGCCAAGTTCTGGGTTTATGTGGCACCAACTCTGACGGTTATTACAGAACCGCTGTGGTTTGGTTCCAGTTGCAGCTTGTAGGACACGTTGTGACGCAGTCACTGCGCTAAACATAGTCCCCGAGGACGTGCGTGGGGACAAACGGCCTGGACCTTTAGCACTATCCGGCGTCTGAATGACAAAAACGTCAGCGGACGTTAACAGCTATCGGCTTCGTCTTCCAAACGTGTCCCGCGAAGGCTGCCGGGGaaatttgcttttttaaaaattggtcGTTGTTGTGGTTCCCTTATGTAACTGCATGATGAAAATAGCCCTGGCCTTGACAGGAGGGTCGCAGGTCGTGAACTGTTAGCGTCTAAACCCAGTGATGGCCGTCACGCACAGTCAACACTGACTTGGCAGAGAGCAGAGTGAACATTCCAGGGAGGTGGCCACCACAGAGTGAAGGGTACCTAAgattgactgtgtgtgtgtgtgtgtgtgtgtgtgttgcactcACTCGTGAGATGGTGAGGGGCACGCCAAAGTCCTTCCCTCCTTGTAGTCTGAACCcccagggggcggggccagccAGGGAGACGCTGTAGTTGGTGCTCATGATTCCCCTGTTGACACAGGAACAGATAGGGTGTTCTCAACTTGGCCGTGCACGAACCTCGCGTTAACGAGAGGCCGCAAGACATCAGGGACGCGAGGGCGAACGGATAAGTGGCAGAGAATAACAGGAAAAACAGGGCGTGAACAAGCAGCACGTCATGCAGAGTGCGAGCAAACAACGGGTATTTACTGGTATCACCATAGTCGAGGCGGAGCGACGCAGCTGCTAATTAACCCAGAACAAGCGGTTCAAATGTCAGAACTAGCACGGTTTCGGCCTTTTCCTCTGCACGCTACTCTCTACATATATACAATATGCCATCAGCTTGGCCAAACATTACTCGGTGCTGCTGCACGTCCTCTCCTGAAACGGAAATGGGGTTTGCAATAAGCCACAGGAAGCACCGGCAATCCTTTGTTTACCTTGAAAGAATCTGAGATCAGCAACTCTGGGCTGCACTTTGAACCCATTATCCCCCCCCGTCCTTTCACTGAACCCGTCTCGCCAGCGACGCGGCCCGAGAAAAATGTCGAGCTCCGAGAGCTGGAAAAGATAATATGAAACGTCACATCTCGCTGGGACCTCTGCTAATCCACGGGCGACCAAACATTCCGCAGGAAGGACGCGAGATCTGATCTGGACGGCTGCAATCACGACCATCTGCATCACCTGAAGGGAGGATCCCATTACCGCATCCCGATTATACAGACCTGCGTCCAATTTTAAATAGGACGGCTCCAGAAGGAAAGCAGAGCAGAGGCTTTATGGTGCGGCGAAGAAAGATTTCACGCACGATCGACTCGCACTGGTTTGAGTCAGTCATGCATTCCTGCAAAACTGAAACTGTGAGCGTTAATGGCGAGCCCGGCGAAGGTTACGTGCGGTGACATGATGGACTTTAAACGTATTTGGTTGCCTATCAGAGAAGAGCCCAGATGATGAGGAAATGTGTCACCTTTGCCCTGCCCAACAGGAGCGGCCGGACACGACGCCAGAGCGaaaaactgggggaaaaaaagctaacGCTGATGTGCTGGAGATCATCCCACTGCCTCATTATTTCAGACCTACAGGTATTTCACTGTGAAATCCTCCCCCGGAGACGCGGCGTAACTGGCCGTGACCCCGGCGGGCCGCAAATCAAACCGCAGCCGTTGGCCGACGGAGGccggaggggagagagaagaagggagccACAATCAGGgcgtgtgggcgggggggggggtcgaaaTGACACGTGAAAGCGAGGAGCTGAACACCTGGAAAGCTCCGCTGGCAAACATACCGCAAAtaaacacgcgcgcgcgtgcagaAGAGCCGGGTCTATTATGGGACGGCGCTCGGAGCAGCTGTCTCCGACTTCAAGGTGACCGGGCCTTGAGATGAGCCCAGGAATtattatttcatcatttttaaaagaaatctgcaGGGCCAATACGAGAATTCAGTAAATCTTTCGCAAATCTTTGGCCTCAGCGACGACCAAACAAGCCGCAGAAGTCACTGAATAGCccctttatttgtttgtcttcttAACCCCGTATTAGAGTTCACAGCTAGATGTGACGGCGAAGGTACATTAATGTATGATCACTCTCAGGCCCACGTCCCACCCACATTTCTTTACCAAATATGGTGAGAACAAACACTGAGCACATCTCAAGCCCCGGCTTGTTTTGCAATCTTTAATGATATCATGCATTGACATGCGCAGACACACCTTCAGATATtacaaaacaggaaaactggagctctgcatttaaaaaaaataaaataaaataataaatgttgaaaaaagCATCAACACAGCCCATCGCCGCTCTCTTCGAGGCGGGTTTAAATATACTCCAGCCTGTCTGTTATGTCCGCATCATGACGGCACTTTATGATCATTTCAGCACTTTCACACTGATAACACAGTTTAACCAGCAGGTTCTCTGGGCACGCTGCAAATGGGATTTACTGACAGGCACTAACATCAGATACCCTGGAAATGCGGTCTCTTTAAAGTCAATAAGGCCTGGAAAATGACCCCAGAACCTGGTCCTCGCATCACAAGAGCTGGAATAATTTGGAATGCGAGTGGTTCCCAGCCTTGACCCCGATGCCCTTTCGGCCGTGTGGGGGTCACAACAAAGCGGCGAGGAATGATCTTTAGGAGGGTTGGCGAGGAGCAAAACAAGCCATGAATAGAGCGGATGACAGGCAACGGTCCAGTGGTCACCCACAGGAGAAGTTCCTGGTGACATCACTGCAGGAGAATGATTAACTCTGGATTATTACGCCTTTCACCACCCTGACACTCGAATGACATCTCTAAAGTGAGGGGGGAAACATGCTTTCTGCAAATACCTGCTGAGAATAAGGTTGTTTGGATGCATCTATGCCTCCGTAGGCTTAAAGTGTTTTCACAGAACACACGTGTGAAAGTTGGTTCTCAGTCCCGTTTACGGTTTGACCCTGTTCTTACAAAGACTTCTTCACAGTCAAAGGAAAACTAAAGTGTCTCCTCTTAATCCTGCTATTTAGATCCACGTGAAGAGGTTGCGGGTCTCACCTTTATGCTGAAGCCGGGTCTGCTGTTCCGAGAGGAGCGTCGGTCTCTTCTGCGCGAAGTGAACTGGACTGAGCGGAACTGGGACTTCCGGATTTAAGCCAGCCCCATGTGGCTGCGCCGGTAGGAGGGCTCACAGCGGCGCACGTCCGGCGCCGGGGACTCGGCCCCAGCCAGCAAGCCGGGGCTTGTTGCCTGGTTGGACCGTACAGGTGAGCCTCGGTTCACCCCGAAGCTCCGGTAGCTCCACCCGCAGGTGAAgttaaacaccccccccaacccccacaaaaaaaataaaaataataaagtgttTAAAGGCAGTGAAAACTACAAAttcctgctggtgttttggttgATTTATGTTTTAacaaacctttatttattgaACAACTTCCGGTAGTTGTTAGCTGCACTTACCTGCTAGCTTAGCCAACCGTGAGCTTTGTTTACAAAGAGCAGGCAAAGCTTCGTCGCTTTAAGTTCGCTCATTTAATACAGCAGGAATTTAAATATCAACACCGATGTGCGTCTATACAAGACGCAAGAATGATCTTGCGAAggatctaaaaaaaacaaccttaaatTAATaatcaaaaatgtctttttttattttgttaaccCCACAAAACCCCCAACGCCATCATTTTGTTCCTCGGTTATTTCTGACAGTTTAATTACTGTATGTGTTTTAATCACTGTACAGTTACGTAAGCACTTAAATAACACCTGTCACAAATCACAGCTTTGCAcgaacacacacctgtgtcacctgtgcacGCAAAACCGTTGGTGCATGAATTATCTTCTCCGGTTCCTCTAAGCTTAATACTATTTTAAACAGCGTATTATTCTAGGActttattattcttatttttattatttttatcattattagtgGCGTCATTTGAAAGATAAAGCGATGGGTTTATCATCAGTTTAGCTCATTAATTACATATTAATAACGGAGCTagtctgccatctagtggccaacTAGGGAGCACACGCCCACCCAAATGAATGGCCCGAGGAAATGGTGGAATAATCCCCTGAAAGGAGTCATGTTCTcacataaaatgtgtttttcattctgCTTGAGGTTTCCATAAAGCCAGCTCCAGACTatgaaggttaaaaaaaaaaacctgagtgAACAAGTGTAAGCTTATATAACAATGATAAAATCGTGATTACCAAAACCTATTTCTCTCACCAGCTGCAGCTTGGATTTTAATTTTCCTTCTTCCTGACCTccataaatctttatttatcatcCATTCAGTGATAAGGGAGATAATCTGAACTTCCTGATGACACAAGCACACCTAAGCAGATAGAGCAAATGCCACTTTAATAGCATCATGATTTCCTCACATTCCGCTTCGCTTCACTCATCCCCTCCAAACCAACCACTAACAGCGACAAATCATTTCTGTTAGGAGCTGGAATGTGTCACTGCAGGGGCAGCAACACTCcctgtcagcagcagatcaAACATGACTGTTTGAACCTTGTTCCGCaaagtgtttttaaataaaaggaaaaaaaaacacacacacacaacttgcGAGGCAACCGTGTCACATGAAGAAAGTGTTGCTATCAAATGTGGACGGGTCTGATAAGAGCTCGTGTTTTGTGTGTCCTCATTTTAAATCCAGGTCAGTATAATTGTCCAATGTTCTTATCTCGCTCTTTCTGCACCAGAGGTGGTTTGCAAACTTCTAGTGATCCTcaaaaaaaacctgtttgtaATGGGGATGTTAGCAggtctgcagacacaaaaaggAGAGTCAAAAACAATAATATCTCACAGTTTTATTTCCTACAAAAAATAAACGTGTTGAACCATTAAGTTAGAGAAAAGTCTGAGCAGCAAACTGCTACAGGAAAAGATGCAAACGCTACAACTGACGCTACGATGCCAATCCTGCAACAGTTAATCTTACTGACACAGTTTGTGTAATAATGAACAGAAAAGCACATTTCATcagtgtgacatcatcagaggAAAGAGCATTTCTCTGGCCACTATTCAACACGGTAATTTACTgggaaaaaagaggtttttcAAGATTTCCTGCAGGTTAAAGATGTGTGTGGCTTCCAGAACTTGGAACGTCTTTGCAGTAATATTTAGAAAACACTGTATCCCTGAGCCCattagttttactgacattaaACGCATCAGATGATTGCTCACGCACCGCGAGTATGAAATCACGGGGTCGGGTCCCAACAACGACGGTTTTGAAGGGTGGTGCTTCCCTCCCTGCCTGGAAAGATCacgcagcagcttcagcagtgAATAAAACAGAGCGCGGCAATGTTGCCTCTAAATTCCAACCCCAGATTAATCTAACTGTAATCTGTAGTCTGACTGAGTCTTTTGATCACTGAAACTAAATATAACATTAATAATATCATCGGCAGCACCAGCTGTTCTCAATGTAAACAACAACTCCCATGATCCCACAGTGTCTGCTGTCCAACCtgatggggatgggggggggcagagctcctGCCCACTGTGCATTTTTAAATCTCCCGACAATGTGAAATACAAAGCCTCTCCATCCATCATGTCTTCTCTGTGTTATGGTATGTTGCCCAGGAGGCCTTTCTCTGAGTGGGGTCAGGTGATAGCTGGGAGATCACATGTTATCCAGAGGCTCCGGCTGAATATGGAACTGCAGCCTCTATTTTTCCACTATCTTTTGTGCAGTTTTTCCCCTCCCACGTTCCCTTTCCCGTCTCTATTTGTTCAGCTTCCAGGAGTCTGATTGTTGCCCTCTTCTGTGCCAAAGTGCTTCCTCTGTTAAAGACTTGGATGATTGTATTCACATCTGGTCGGCGAGCCTCCGTCTACAACGTCAGCCAAGAACAGAATTTAGCTTTAAACAAAGACCAATTGTTGATACCAAACCTGACCGTACCTGTTCCCGGCTTTAGCTTCCCTTCTCCTCTGGTAACGTCGTCACTGACTTATATTCTTTGTCCTTCAGAGCTCTCAGTGAGTAACTGGCCTGCCGGGGGTGGCTGATGGGGTCCAGCTCCACGTCACTCcagatgtgctgcaggtgaAGATCAACCTCATCattcacaaaaataaaacttgttCTGCAGCTTCCCGGGAACCAAAATACTCCCAATGATGGCACCAATAAGCATATTGGGTCCACGGTGACATCAGAACAGGGACTGACCGTGTCTGTCGTAGACATGGACATCACCCTGTGGAACATGGGTTTGCAGCCTGACGAGTGTCTTCTCAGCATGGAGTCCCTGAGGGAGGATTCACTCTGGGACACCGAGATGCACTCCCGCCTGGTCGcctgggacaggaagtgcagacaGGGAACTTTCTCTGCCAGCGTGTTCCTGTTGGAAATAACCAGATTTCTGCAATTAGCGCATCTTGTTCCCTGAGTTGAGGCGATTGCTGTGGCGATCGGCTGCCCTCACCTGTATTTGGAATGAATGATTGCATAGATGAAAGGGTTGTAGATGGCCGACGCCTTGGCGATAACAGCCGGGACAGTTTTAGAGTAGGGATCCAGGATGCTTCCATATCTGGAAAAGAGCAAACGCTCACGTCCCCACTATTTCCTGCAGATTCCTTCTGTATTTTTCCTCAATCTGCAGGCGTTCTGCTCTGTCCAAGGTACCAGCGGGGTTCTGTATATTTACCCAGCCCAGGCGATGAGCGTGACGCATGCATAGGGTGACCAGGACAGCACAAATACGATAATAACCACAAAAGCAATCTTGGCCAACTTCCATTCAGTCTTGATGGATTGCTGCTGAACGATGGCCGACTTCCTCCTCTGAGAGCCCAACTTCTCCACATctctgagggagagagaagaaaaggaacCAACCAGACGAGCAGGTTCAGAGCCGAAAAGAATGAGGAGGAGACAATCTGAGAGGTTTAGTGTGTAGAATCTAGATACTTGACAAgtgactctctctctttcagttTCTTCCTGCTCTTAAAAGCAACTGGACACCACTTTAATTTAataacagacgctgtataaatgaAGGTGATCTGTAGTTGTCCACCTACCTGCTGATCATTCCCTGATTGGTTTACCTTATTGGATCTTAAATTGTACACCTGATATTTGCTAGTGATGATTTACGGAAGAAAACATCATCCGCAGGCGAGCAGTCACTCATCATTAAAATCAGCCCCTTTACTGTCGTTCATCTCTCCGAGGCTCGTGTCTCTCACCTGCTGGTGTGCCGGATCGCCAGGAACATGCAGAGGTAGCAGTAGGATATGATGCCCAGGGGCACGAAAAATACAAAGCAGCATAACATCAACGTATAGCTTTTATTGGCAGGCGTGGAGGTCATGTAGTCCCATGTGCATGAGGTCATCAGGCCCTCCGGTATGTAGGAACCTTCAAGCACAAAGGTAAGAATGGACTGTTGGATTTAACAGTAGCAATCAGTGGAGAGGAGGAATCACTTACTCCACCCCAAGAGCGGAGCAAGGCTCCAGGCCAGCGAGTACAACCAGACGAGCGCGATGTAGATGCACGTGCGCTTCTTGGAGGTCCACTGTATGGCCTGCAGGGGTTTGGTGATGACAATGTAGCGATCGATGGAGATGGTGAGGAGGTTGATCATGGAGGCTATTCCAAACCAAGCTCCGCAGAAAGCATAGATTTTACAGCCTGTGGAGAGATCGGACGTTCAGATCTTCCTTTTATTCAGCAAAGCTTCGCAACAGTTGGAGTGAAGTACCTGCTTCACCGAAAATCCAGCCCTTGTAAAGGGAGTTGATGAAGAAGATGGGCGACTGCGTAATAGCCATGAGGAAGTCGCTGACGGCCAGGTTCATGATGAAGAAGTTGGGCGGCGTTTGCAGCTTCTTGTTACTGAAACGCACCACGATTGAGCAGCTTCAAACACAAATGGAGACCGAAGAACTGCGGGATTACTCTCGAGTTCCAATCAGATACAGATGACAGATTGTGTCACTTCGTGCGCTGCCAAAAATTCAATACGAATGGAGTCCTCCTCTCCCCTGGTGACTCATTATGGTGAACAAAAGGCCATTACGCAGATCTAAAGATCCCTTCATTTACACCATTAACCTTCATTGAACTGATGTTTGGTTTCTGCTTTGCTGTGGAAAATCCACATTAAAAGTCTTTCTAGCTCTATTACACGTCTCTCCATCGTTGCCCAGATGGAGAGTTCGGGTTGTTTACTGAACAGAGGTGACTAAAGCAGCAGGGCAGCTATCAAGCGATAGCTGCCTGAAAGCTAGATGCTAATGCAGAAAACATGTCGGCACAAGGAGTTGACTTTACACTCGgcttttttctgcatttaatgGAATGCAGTAGGCCCATGAGAATACCACAGACATACTCCTAACACCCAGGAAGGgcacactggtgtgtgtgtgtgtgtgtgtgtgtgtgtgtgtgtgtgtgtgtgtgtgtgtgtgtggacgctgGACTGCCTGCAGAGAAACCTAACAGGACATTTCAGCCTTTCAAAGAGAGGTTGTCACGACTGtcatatattttcatttttgattaaaaaaaagcaaagataaGACAGCTGTGTGTGAACATCAGTCTTCACCGTTGTCCAAACGGTCCTTTTTGCCCCCACTTACCAGAAAAAGGCATACATGACCAAGGCATTCCCAGTAACGCCCACTGTTCCGATAACCAAGACAAAGAAGGCAACAGTGTAGTGGACGTGATCCTGCACGGCCACCTGACGGTAGAACCCATGTTCCACGTTCATTTCTGCGGACAAACACACGCAGTAGAACATCAACATGTCTGTAACTCCcccccacccaacacacacagacacacaagcacacgcacacatcctGGGAATCACCAGTTGGGAAACTCCGGCACTTTTTCACATGTTTTCATTGTATTTTGTTGTGCAGACTGATTCTTTCTGGGCTTCCTCGTCCGGCCTAAATCAGGAGAACCCTCTTGTCCAGATTCTGAGATGGACGCGACCTCTGTCGCACGCCTGCCGCGAGCGACAGCCGAATTCACACTTGCTTACACGACTTGGGCTATGAAATGGTTCTAAAAGGCTAAAGTTGAGTTCGCTGAGCCCGTGTGCGTTTTGAATGAAAGACATTTGCTGTGTTGTTTATTGACTGGGAGAGATTATGACGTGCATTTTAATATGAATTATTAAAGCTTACCGTGTGGTCGGCCGAACACTAATCCTGACCGGCAGTCAACCTGCAACGAGGGCATAATTCAATATCTGAAGCAGTTATTTAGTTGTTTATTTCTCGTGCAGCAGAGGGACAGAACAATATAGGACAGATATTGTTGAAGCTCTGGATGGAATAAAGAGGTTGTGTCAGTGACAAAAAGTTGCTATTATTTGCTATTTATATAATGAAAATGGCTGAATCTCTTTTGCTCAGCCGCCGTCGTGATTAAATGCTGATTTCAGATTTATCAGTGCGATGACCTCAAATGAATTCAAGCGTTATCAGCAGCCTTCACTGGTCTCTAACACacgtgaggaggagcagggctgaCGAACGGCATCTTCACGTGTCGCCTTTCCTCACATTGTGACCCGCCGGGAGTGACTTCAATGATCTGTTTTCATCTGGAAAAGGACGTCTGAGGGATCTTCTGGAAGGACTTGCGCTAATTATGTTGTGTTATTATAAAGACGTGATGAAAACACAACGCTGAAGGAGAGCATCGGTGCATTCAGAGTGTCAGGTGAACACTCAGAGCTCTTGCTGTGCTCATTGAAATGTCGTGCGTCACAGGAACCCTCAGTCACCTCTTGCTTCCTCTTTTTAGGCATGCGGCCATTGTGTGATGTGAAAGGCTAATGCCACATTGAAGTGAGCTTATGTCCATTTATTTTGACTGTGTGCATGCTGTCTCGGACACACAAAGGCTTTAAAAGGATTTTTAAGCAGTTACGGTGCCTTATTCAAGCGCTCGAGTCAACAAGTGTGGCATCGTAAAAGACATTTCAAAATGACGttttaaaatgctgctggaTATAAACATCACCATCACAGATGCACGACATTAAATTCATAATAAGTTTGCCAAAGTTTGCCAGAGGAGCATTAAAGGGTCACTTTACCTGGTGCAGGGACTGGGAGCCCTTCTCCTCCACAGGTCACCTCTAACTGAAGTGAACTGCTAAAGTGGACCAGACCAGACAACCTGTGCAGGATATCAAAAACATCAGCTGGTGAAAACAATCTTCCCCACTGACTGAATCCGCTTCCCTCGTGCCAAACTTGGATATTCTCTCATGCGGTGCAGCAAcagtgagctgctgctctcaacACTTGAGAAAATGTGCGAGTACAGCCAGAGCTGGTTAGCGCGCCGCGGCGGATTGACCCatccccctgctggctgctcaTCACACACAGCTCCTGTGGAACGTAATGCATCGATCGGGCCAGCATGTGGTGCGTGCACATGCACGACGAGCTTCATCTGTTACCAAACGTGTGCATGGGAACGGTTGGAGGAGACTAAAATGTTCCTTTTGAGCACCAgaactgcagcttctgctcattCAACTCTATGTTCTTCACATCAAATTAACCCATTCCCAGTGACACGGATGCACGGGAGCCCCCGGAGCAACTAATGGATGACATTGGAAGTGAGAAAAGGGACACGACCCAGCGTGTCGCTCCGTTCTCGTCGGTGCTTTGAGAATAGTGGAGCGAGGTCTTGTGGGTTCTTTTTAAGATGCGGCAAACCTTTTTAAAAGGTGGTGGGCCTGTTCGCTGCTCGTCCTCCTGTGAGGAGGACCTTGGGAAAAGCACTTGGATAAAAGCCTCTCGGTGTTTAACATGTCATGCACAACTGAGCGGACAGCTGTGACACCTCCACTATCCATTAATagtttcccttttctctctcttggtTGTGGTTTTggtcttttggtttttttgcctTGTTCAAGTCTTTGCTCGGGTTAGGTAAGGACACGCTACATCTCTGTGACCAGCTGATTCCCCGGAGGGCTGTTCGTGGCTGTCAGGAGGAGGCACAATTAAAACAGAAAGCGTTGAGTCATTTCTGCATGCTtttacagacacaaacagaaatgtgCCAGAAAATTAGGAACGGGAAAATGaaccccacccatccacccatgtTGATGCTACAATTATATTTTTGCCTTTGCGGTGCTGAGTTTTATGGCATGTCGCACATGGAAGCATTTGATTGTCGATCCTTTCAGGATCCCTTCTGTCTACAACACTGTGGAGTCTAtctgcaaataacagatgtctGTTTTTGTCGACTGTTTAGAAGAACGTATGAGTGCTGTTTGCCTGAGGCTGACCCAGCACAGCAATCAAACATCCAATTACTGTCAGAATGGTCTGTCacttctgaccccccccccccccccccccgaacccccaGTCTGAGGTGTGAAAAGGACAAACACATCCTGCAAAATATATCTCATCAAACGAGGCGGTACTTTAGAATCTATTTAGGGCTTTTCAATGCCACAAAACGGTCTAGAGAGAATCATTTATGGAGAAAATGTTGGGACTGAAGGAGCCAGGAGAACAGAGACATCCCAGCTTTTTggttatccccccccccctacaaTTGTCCCACAGACTCAACCTATTGTCATGCGTCACATTTGTGAAAGTCACCTTCACAGTCTCTGCTCGTTGATCTTTATGTTGATTAGATGTCAACATTATGTAAGGATGGTAGCGGGGAGGTTGGAGCTGTCAGGCAGACACAATTAGAGATATTATCTAATGGGACAGAGGATCAAATATTCATTTATGATCATGGCTGATGCGGAACAACACCTTTCAAGACTGAGCCTACTTATGAACCACAGCTTAGGTGATTAATATGACCTCCTCTGAACATGTTTA
The sequence above is drawn from the Takifugu rubripes chromosome 6, fTakRub1.2, whole genome shotgun sequence genome and encodes:
- the opn4xa gene encoding opsin 4xa isoform X1, producing the protein MNVEHGFYRQVAVQDHVHYTVAFFVLVIGTVGVTGNALVMYAFFCNKKLQTPPNFFIMNLAVSDFLMAITQSPIFFINSLYKGWIFGEAGCKIYAFCGAWFGIASMINLLTISIDRYIVITKPLQAIQWTSKKRTCIYIALVWLYSLAWSLAPLLGWSSYIPEGLMTSCTWDYMTSTPANKSYTLMLCCFVFFVPLGIISYCYLCMFLAIRHTSRDVEKLGSQRRKSAIVQQQSIKTEWKLAKIAFVVIIVFVLSWSPYACVTLIAWAGYGSILDPYSKTVPAVIAKASAIYNPFIYAIIHSKYRNTLAEKVPCLHFLSQATRRECISVSQSESSLRDSMLRRHSSGCKPMFHRVMSMSTTDTHIWSDVELDPISHPRQASYSLRALKDKEYKSVTTLPEEKGS
- the opn4xa gene encoding opsin 4xa isoform X2; translation: MNVEHGFYRQVAVQDHVHYTVAFFVLVIGTVGVTGNALVMYAFFCCSIVVRFSNKKLQTPPNFFIMNLAVSDFLMAITQSPIFFINSLYKGWIFGEAGCKIYAFCGAWFGIASMINLLTISIDRYIVITKPLQAIQWTSKKRTCIYIALVWLYSLAWSLAPLLGWSSYIPEGLMTSCTWDYMTSTPANKSYTLMLCCFVFFVPLGIISYCYLCMFLAIRHTSRDVEKLGSQRRKSAIVQQQSIKTEWKLAKIAFVVIIVFVLSWSPYACVTLIAWAGYGSILDPYSKTVPAVIAKASAIYNPFIYAIIHSKYRNTLAEKVPCLHFLSQATRRECISVSQSESSLRDSMLRRHSSGCKPMFHRVMSMSTTDTHIWSDVELDPISHPRQASYSLRALKDKEYKSVTTLPEEKGS